Proteins encoded within one genomic window of Bacillus sp. F19:
- a CDS encoding bifunctional oligoribonuclease/PAP phosphatase NrnA — protein METAKKRILKNIQTHNTIIIHRHINPDLDAIGSQTGLQRTLQHSFPDKTVYAAGNDEKSLLFINKMDLISDEAYKEALVIVCDTAETSRICDQRFSKGALLIKIDHHPDHEPYGDLSWVDPSYSSASEMLVDLFSEYPEVFRMNKEAAGALYTGIIGDTGRLLNGTASPRTLKAVKALRKFHFQPERIHNHLNKKSSGVTRLREAILRTFKVTDQGVAFIHLTEEKLAAYGVDRAEAANLVNVLSSMARVRIWVFFIEYPNEIRVRIRSRNIPIDDIARMFGGGGHSFAAGASIDSWKKADEVIEALNRKT, from the coding sequence ATGGAGACAGCCAAAAAAAGGATATTAAAAAATATACAAACCCACAACACCATCATCATCCACCGCCACATCAACCCCGACCTCGACGCCATCGGATCCCAGACAGGCTTGCAAAGAACGCTTCAGCATTCTTTCCCTGACAAAACCGTATACGCAGCTGGAAACGATGAGAAAAGTCTTCTCTTCATTAATAAAATGGACCTTATCTCAGATGAAGCATATAAAGAAGCTTTAGTAATTGTATGTGATACGGCAGAAACTTCTCGCATTTGCGACCAACGATTTTCAAAAGGAGCCCTGCTAATAAAAATCGATCATCATCCTGATCATGAACCCTACGGTGATCTTTCATGGGTGGATCCTTCTTACAGCTCGGCCAGTGAGATGCTTGTTGATTTGTTTTCGGAGTATCCAGAGGTTTTTCGGATGAATAAAGAGGCAGCCGGAGCTTTGTATACCGGGATTATTGGGGATACTGGCCGTTTGCTGAATGGAACTGCTTCACCGCGTACGTTGAAGGCTGTTAAGGCATTGCGGAAGTTTCATTTTCAGCCTGAACGGATTCATAATCATTTGAACAAGAAAAGCAGCGGTGTTACTCGTCTTCGCGAGGCGATTTTAAGGACTTTTAAGGTGACGGATCAGGGAGTTGCCTTTATTCATTTAACGGAGGAGAAATTGGCTGCTTACGGGGTGGACCGTGCGGAAGCGGCTAATCTTGTGAATGTCCTGTCTTCGATGGCACGAGTGAGAATCTGGGTCTTTTTTATTGAATATCCGAATGAAATTCGTGTAAGAATTCGTTCAAGGAATATTCCGATTGATGACATCGCCCGTATGTTTGGCGGCGGCGGGCATTCTTTCGCAGCAGGAGCATCGATTGATTCATGGAAAAAAGCGGATGAAGTGATTGAAGCTTTGAATCGTAAAACTTAA
- a CDS encoding MFS transporter translates to MTLDKKRSTLALLALAVSAFAIGTTEFISVGLLPMISEDLAIPVTTAGLTVSLYAVGVMFGAPILTSLTSNMSRKTLLLWIMIVFLIGNSLSAFATSIGVLLAGRIIAALSHGVFMSIGSTIAADLVPENRRASAISIMFTGLTVATVTGVPFGTFIGQQFGWRLAFIVIIIIGLAALIANCILVPSDLKKGNHTTFGDQLKLVKNGRLLLVFMITALGYGGTFVVFTYLSPLLQNVTGFKEGTVAIILLVYGIAIAIGNMIGGKLSNKNPIKALFYMFIVQAIVLFVLTFTAPFKIAGLLTILLMGLFAFMNVPGLQVYVVMLAERFVPSAVDVASAINIAAFNAGIAIGAFLGGIITDSIGLIHTAWIGGFMVLGAVILTGWSRALESKDQKMQGKKLAG, encoded by the coding sequence ATGACTTTAGATAAAAAGAGAAGTACGCTCGCGCTGCTTGCATTAGCAGTCAGTGCTTTTGCCATTGGTACAACCGAATTTATCAGCGTCGGCTTGCTTCCGATGATTTCTGAGGATTTAGCCATACCTGTTACAACTGCAGGATTAACCGTTTCGTTATATGCAGTGGGGGTTATGTTCGGGGCACCGATTCTGACCTCACTCACATCAAACATGTCACGCAAAACATTATTGCTTTGGATTATGATTGTTTTTCTTATCGGAAATAGTCTTTCTGCCTTCGCAACAAGCATTGGGGTTTTATTAGCCGGACGTATTATCGCAGCCCTTTCACATGGTGTGTTTATGTCGATCGGTTCAACGATTGCAGCCGACCTTGTACCTGAAAACCGCCGGGCAAGTGCAATTTCCATCATGTTTACCGGTCTGACAGTCGCAACTGTAACAGGAGTTCCGTTTGGAACATTTATTGGCCAGCAATTTGGCTGGAGACTTGCTTTTATTGTGATTATTATTATTGGGCTAGCTGCACTTATTGCAAACTGCATTCTAGTGCCTTCTGATTTGAAAAAAGGCAATCACACAACATTTGGCGATCAGCTGAAGCTAGTAAAGAACGGCCGTCTGCTGCTTGTCTTTATGATTACAGCTCTTGGATACGGCGGAACATTCGTTGTCTTTACGTACCTATCACCGCTGCTACAAAATGTAACAGGCTTTAAAGAAGGAACAGTAGCGATTATTTTACTTGTTTATGGAATTGCGATCGCCATCGGAAATATGATTGGAGGAAAGCTTTCGAATAAAAATCCGATTAAGGCCTTATTCTATATGTTTATTGTGCAGGCTATCGTACTATTTGTGTTAACCTTTACGGCTCCATTTAAAATTGCAGGTTTGCTGACGATTTTATTGATGGGACTATTTGCTTTTATGAACGTGCCTGGATTGCAGGTTTATGTCGTCATGCTTGCGGAGCGCTTTGTGCCAAGTGCTGTTGATGTGGCATCTGCGATCAATATTGCTGCGTTTAATGCAGGAATTGCGATTGGCGCTTTCTTGGGTGGCATTATTACGGATTCAATTGGCCTGATTCACACTGCTTGGATCGGAGGATTCATGGTTTTGGGCGCCGTTATTCTTACGGGCTGGAGCCGTGCACTAGAGAGTAAAGATCAGAAAATGCAAGGGAAAAAACTAGCCGGATAA
- a CDS encoding VOC family protein produces the protein MTLRMSPYLMMNGNAKEAIQFYEKALDGKVLFNQTFGEMPENPEFPLPEEAKELVAHAMIKVGETDLMFSDMFPGQTSQIGDQVTICISTNDIEKSKQIFESLQQDGQVKMPLQEAFFSPAYGIVTDKFGVTFQIYTEGEK, from the coding sequence ATGACATTGCGAATGTCCCCCTATTTAATGATGAACGGAAATGCAAAGGAAGCGATCCAATTTTACGAAAAGGCATTGGACGGGAAAGTCCTCTTCAACCAGACTTTTGGAGAAATGCCAGAAAATCCAGAATTCCCTTTACCTGAAGAAGCAAAGGAACTTGTGGCACATGCAATGATAAAAGTTGGCGAAACGGACCTCATGTTTTCAGATATGTTTCCAGGTCAAACCAGTCAAATTGGAGATCAGGTTACGATCTGTATTTCAACGAACGACATCGAAAAATCTAAACAAATTTTTGAATCCCTTCAGCAAGACGGACAAGTGAAAATGCCGCTGCAGGAAGCTTTTTTTAGCCCAGCTTATGGGATTGTAACGGACAAGTTCGGTGTAACGTTTCAAATTTACACAGAGGGCGAAAAATAA
- a CDS encoding IS1182 family transposase: MLKNHKQTSLSFHSELYSLVPENHLLKRIHANVDFSFINDLVKDSYCIFYGRPANEPELLFRLLFLQFLYNLSDERVIEDSQYNLAYKWFLGLNPEDVLPDPSQLSRFRRHRLGVSQIEKVLEHIVKQCVEKGLIQSKALIIDSTHSLANSVKDKPLDVLKKASNRLLKGIKKQYSLLYEKLPRFPKLEGTDEEKSKQLLHYLSELTDQLEEQIPNVAGNLKEKLEIAKQIVKDERLLTNKGIQSAVDPDARFGRKSNSKSFYGYKNHIAMTEEEIITAVHVTPGNEVDGKQLQPLVNKTVEQELIVEEVLADTAYSSKDNLRFLQKEEIDASIPLNPIVYGKREEDLFQYEKENSKVICPAGHTSIGKTKKSRQATSRNPYYKFYFDTSICRQCPLSEGCYNNTKEKAYTVTIKSEEHQKQIAYLESDKYRQRKNVRSRIEHKNAELKNAHGMTRAKYRGQFGMQIQTFLTAFVVNVKRMIKLQEAPNKECVLFHLLAIFPGVTLISS, encoded by the coding sequence ATGTTAAAAAACCATAAACAAACTTCGCTTTCTTTTCATTCAGAATTGTATTCTTTAGTACCTGAGAATCACTTACTTAAAAGAATTCATGCTAATGTAGACTTTTCATTTATTAATGATTTAGTAAAGGACTCTTATTGTATATTTTATGGTAGACCTGCAAATGAGCCTGAATTGTTATTTCGCCTACTATTCCTTCAATTTTTGTATAATTTATCAGATGAAAGAGTAATAGAAGATTCTCAATATAATCTAGCTTATAAATGGTTTTTAGGATTAAACCCTGAAGATGTTCTACCTGATCCTTCTCAACTGAGTCGATTTCGCCGTCATCGTTTAGGCGTTAGTCAAATAGAAAAAGTATTGGAGCATATTGTAAAGCAGTGTGTTGAAAAGGGATTAATACAATCTAAGGCCTTAATTATTGATTCTACTCATTCATTGGCAAACTCTGTGAAAGATAAGCCATTAGATGTTCTTAAAAAAGCCTCTAACCGGCTCTTAAAGGGGATAAAAAAACAGTACAGCCTCTTATATGAAAAGCTCCCAAGGTTCCCTAAACTAGAAGGGACTGATGAAGAAAAATCCAAACAACTTCTTCATTATTTATCAGAATTAACAGATCAATTGGAGGAACAGATTCCAAATGTAGCAGGAAATTTAAAGGAGAAATTAGAAATTGCCAAGCAGATCGTAAAAGATGAACGACTTTTAACGAACAAAGGAATACAATCTGCAGTAGACCCTGATGCCCGATTTGGACGTAAATCAAATTCCAAATCTTTTTACGGATACAAAAATCATATTGCGATGACAGAAGAAGAAATTATTACTGCCGTTCATGTAACACCTGGTAATGAAGTCGATGGAAAGCAGCTTCAACCCCTAGTAAACAAAACAGTGGAACAAGAACTGATTGTTGAAGAAGTACTGGCAGATACTGCTTATTCGAGTAAAGATAATCTAAGATTTCTTCAAAAAGAAGAGATCGATGCTTCCATCCCATTAAATCCTATCGTATATGGAAAACGAGAAGAGGATCTCTTTCAATATGAGAAGGAGAATAGTAAAGTTATTTGCCCGGCTGGGCATACAAGTATAGGCAAAACCAAAAAAAGTAGACAGGCAACTAGTAGAAATCCTTACTATAAGTTTTACTTCGATACAAGTATCTGTCGACAATGTCCACTAAGTGAAGGCTGTTATAACAACACTAAAGAGAAGGCTTACACGGTTACAATCAAGTCGGAGGAACATCAAAAACAAATAGCTTATTTGGAATCGGATAAGTATCGTCAACGAAAAAACGTACGAAGTAGAATTGAACATAAAAACGCTGAATTAAAAAATGCACATGGAATGACCAGGGCAAAATACCGTGGTCAATTTGGCATGCAGATACAAACATTTCTGACAGCTTTTGTAGTTAATGTGAAAAGGATGATTAAACTTCAAGAAGCTCCTAACAAGGAATGCGTCCTGTTTCATTTATTGGCTATTTTCCCTGGGGTTACCCTTATTAGTAGTTAA
- a CDS encoding helix-turn-helix transcriptional regulator, translating into MQKKYNIPVEATLEIIGGKWKCVILCHLTHGKKRTNELKRLMPNITQKMLTQQLRELEGDGVINRIVHQQIPPKVEYELSEYGWSLQTILDSLCAWGEGHITKVYGDKSAVLEESILNK; encoded by the coding sequence ATGCAAAAAAAATACAATATACCTGTTGAAGCAACACTTGAAATCATTGGCGGAAAGTGGAAATGCGTTATTCTCTGTCACTTGACTCACGGCAAAAAACGGACAAACGAATTGAAGCGCTTGATGCCAAATATTACGCAAAAAATGCTGACACAGCAATTGCGGGAGCTTGAAGGTGATGGCGTCATTAACCGGATTGTCCATCAGCAGATTCCTCCCAAAGTTGAATATGAGCTCAGCGAATACGGCTGGAGTCTGCAGACAATTTTAGATTCACTCTGTGCCTGGGGAGAAGGCCACATTACGAAAGTGTATGGTGATAAATCGGCTGTGCTTGAGGAAAGTATCCTGAATAAATAA
- a CDS encoding MEDS domain-containing protein, with protein MKSKMNQLFEDQRNVHVLYSYSGTKNYIDQVVSFIQDGILAGDYVILIENERVYPAIRNELSTRLTKNQMEFVHFVNNFDFYYSSGSYHPPAIVEYFNKTVQPYVENKISFRSWAHVEWATMGDPLHLISDFEKVVDEAVNQLSFPLICAYEAERMPDYLKTILMETHPYVLMEDDIIVSEQYQPKIDVKKNKSLSVLLVNPVTGFS; from the coding sequence TTGAAGAGCAAAATGAACCAGTTGTTTGAGGACCAAAGGAATGTTCATGTACTGTATTCCTATAGTGGAACGAAGAATTACATAGATCAGGTTGTGAGTTTTATCCAAGATGGCATTTTAGCGGGAGATTACGTTATTCTTATTGAAAATGAACGTGTTTACCCTGCGATTCGCAATGAACTGAGCACTCGGTTAACAAAAAATCAAATGGAATTCGTTCACTTTGTAAACAACTTCGATTTCTATTATTCAAGCGGCAGTTATCATCCTCCTGCAATCGTTGAATACTTTAATAAAACTGTACAGCCATATGTGGAAAATAAAATTTCTTTCCGTTCATGGGCACATGTAGAGTGGGCCACAATGGGAGATCCGCTGCATCTAATAAGTGATTTCGAGAAAGTGGTAGACGAAGCTGTAAACCAGCTGTCGTTTCCGTTAATTTGTGCGTACGAAGCAGAGAGAATGCCTGACTATCTCAAAACGATTTTAATGGAAACACATCCCTATGTGTTAATGGAAGATGATATCATCGTCTCCGAACAATACCAGCCAAAGATTGATGTAAAAAAAAATAAATCGCTAAGTGTTTTATTAGTAAATCCGGTTACAGGGTTTTCTTAG
- a CDS encoding aldo/keto reductase → MMNNLQSTTTLHNGVKMPWFGLGVFKVEEGPELVNAVKAAIKHGYRSIDTAAIYENEEGVGQGIREGIAEAGIRREDLFVTSKVWNADLSYDKTLAAYETSLTKLGLDYLDLYLIHWPAEGKYKEAWRALESLYKSGKIKAIGVSNFQTHHLESLMEDAEIKPMINQVEFHPRLTQKTLLSFCRDHGIQIEAWSPLMQGQLLNHPQLQEIANKYKKSIAQIILRWDLQNGVITIPKSTKEERIIQNAAIFDFELTEGDMALIDGLNKNERVGPDPDNFDF, encoded by the coding sequence ATGATGAACAACTTACAAAGTACAACAACTCTGCATAACGGTGTGAAAATGCCATGGTTCGGGCTTGGCGTATTTAAAGTAGAAGAAGGACCAGAGCTTGTAAATGCTGTAAAAGCAGCCATTAAACATGGATACCGCAGTATTGATACGGCTGCTATTTATGAAAACGAAGAAGGCGTCGGACAAGGAATACGTGAAGGGATAGCTGAAGCTGGTATCCGCAGAGAAGATCTATTTGTCACATCGAAGGTCTGGAACGCGGATTTAAGTTACGATAAAACGCTCGCAGCTTATGAAACGAGCTTAACTAAACTTGGTTTAGACTACTTGGATTTGTACCTGATTCACTGGCCGGCAGAAGGCAAATATAAGGAAGCATGGAGAGCGCTTGAATCTCTTTATAAGAGTGGAAAAATAAAAGCGATAGGCGTAAGCAATTTCCAAACTCATCATTTGGAAAGCCTGATGGAAGATGCAGAAATCAAACCAATGATTAACCAAGTGGAATTTCATCCGCGTCTGACTCAAAAAACTCTTCTATCGTTTTGCAGGGACCATGGTATTCAGATTGAAGCATGGTCTCCTTTGATGCAGGGCCAATTATTGAATCATCCGCAGCTGCAGGAAATTGCAAATAAATACAAGAAATCAATTGCCCAAATTATTCTGCGCTGGGACCTTCAAAACGGAGTGATCACGATTCCAAAATCAACAAAAGAGGAACGCATCATCCAGAATGCAGCGATCTTTGATTTTGAGTTAACAGAAGGGGACATGGCTCTTATTGATGGATTGAATAAAAATGAACGAGTTGGTCCTGATCCTGACAATTTTGATTTTTAA
- a CDS encoding DUF1272 domain-containing protein, translating to MALEMRTVCEKCSANLHNKSDAYICTYECTFCHTCTEEMEFVCPNCGGELVKRPRSGKAVLS from the coding sequence ATGGCACTAGAAATGAGAACGGTATGTGAAAAATGTTCTGCAAATCTCCATAACAAATCAGATGCATACATCTGTACATATGAATGCACATTCTGTCATACCTGTACGGAAGAAATGGAATTTGTCTGCCCAAACTGCGGGGGAGAACTTGTGAAGCGGCCGAGGAGCGGAAAAGCTGTTTTAAGCTGA
- a CDS encoding efflux RND transporter permease subunit, producing MSILTKFSLKNRAAIVIMVFLVTVLGVYSGSRLPMELLPSVDAPMITVTTFGEGMDAETVTEEITEPLERQLKNGTYLDSMTSSTSEGISMITLNYTSEADMKEAASEAEKLINQVQLPKNTGKPVVSQLNFSMIPLAQVALESEEGFSKADEDRIEEEIKTKFEDIDGVSSVTFYGKSISELSVKIDPEKMKEKKVSAEQLMMALQSQNASIPAGEIAVDGKANAVRVLGEVTDKTQIENAILAPDTKIKDIADVSIRQFYEADARLNGKEALVLVIFKEASKNAVEIGKEVDRKAEELNDIYNDDFSVRTVQNTAEDVEGAVLGMAKEVAIGAIAATLIILLFLRNIRTTLIAVVSIPLSILITLFLLDQSNITLNILTLGGLAVAVGRLVDDSIVVIENIYRRIQTEGLSKEVILSGTKEVSTAITSSTLTTIAVFLPIGLVGGSIGEIMTPLILSVVYSILASLLVALTVVPLLSFVLLKKVKQKEHQPSAKYISILKWSLNHKWIVLGAAFIIFVGSIFTFNSIPQASVNSQSESFVNVSLTYPADYDLEDAKEKAGEFEQELLKEDKLKDLFFQMGSTSEDAKYGQVLSEKQANYSVIFEKGKDVEAFLEMIKEKNEEYAPGKIEGTQFSFGSFGGGNGIQLNVTASNEEDLAEAGKLAAAELAKIEGIEKVKSNYEELKNEWVVNVDQEKASALGLSPIQIGQQVRAMLNKTPLGQIKVGDEQVQAVIEYDDVNFSTTKQVLNTYVTSPIAGPVQLKQVAEIEERDIKTQVYHQDGKETIQISGEISADDLKTAGMKIDKMTKEIDLPEGASVSVSGATESMQDDFTDLFKMMGIAVLVVYLIMVVTFGQVRAPFAILFSLPLAAVGGILGLVISQTPVDINALLGALMLIGIVVTNAIVLIERVQQNREKGLDAREALLEAGSTRLRPIIMTAVTTIVALTPMIFSATEAASMVSRSLAVVVIGGLIVSTALTLVVVPVMYELLAKMGRRRKKNKGVAEDVGV from the coding sequence ATGTCTATTTTAACTAAATTCTCGTTAAAAAATCGGGCAGCGATTGTTATTATGGTGTTTCTGGTAACAGTACTCGGTGTGTATTCGGGTTCCCGTCTGCCGATGGAGCTACTGCCGAGCGTGGATGCACCGATGATAACGGTCACCACGTTTGGTGAGGGAATGGATGCCGAGACGGTTACCGAAGAGATAACGGAACCGCTTGAACGTCAATTGAAAAATGGTACGTATCTTGACAGCATGACTTCTTCAACAAGTGAAGGAATCTCCATGATTACACTCAATTACACGTCAGAAGCCGACATGAAAGAGGCTGCTTCAGAGGCTGAAAAGCTGATCAATCAAGTTCAGCTGCCGAAGAACACAGGAAAGCCGGTTGTGTCTCAGCTGAACTTCTCCATGATTCCGCTTGCCCAGGTGGCACTTGAATCTGAAGAAGGATTTTCGAAAGCCGATGAAGATCGGATTGAAGAAGAAATAAAAACGAAATTTGAAGACATAGATGGTGTATCAAGCGTCACGTTTTACGGAAAGTCCATTTCAGAGCTTTCTGTTAAAATCGATCCGGAAAAAATGAAAGAAAAGAAAGTGTCCGCCGAACAGCTGATGATGGCTCTGCAATCTCAAAATGCATCGATTCCTGCTGGCGAAATTGCAGTGGACGGAAAAGCAAATGCTGTCAGGGTGCTCGGGGAAGTAACAGACAAAACGCAAATTGAGAATGCGATTCTTGCACCGGATACAAAAATAAAAGATATTGCGGATGTTTCCATTCGTCAGTTTTACGAAGCAGATGCAAGATTAAATGGTAAAGAAGCACTGGTTTTGGTTATTTTTAAAGAAGCAAGCAAAAACGCTGTTGAAATTGGAAAAGAGGTCGACCGGAAAGCCGAAGAATTAAATGATATCTATAATGATGATTTCTCCGTCCGCACGGTTCAAAATACAGCAGAGGATGTTGAAGGCGCCGTGCTTGGCATGGCAAAGGAAGTGGCGATTGGGGCAATCGCTGCAACGCTCATCATTCTGCTGTTTTTAAGAAACATCCGAACAACCTTAATCGCTGTAGTCAGTATTCCGCTGTCGATTTTAATTACACTGTTCTTACTTGATCAATCAAACATTACGCTAAACATTTTAACACTTGGCGGATTAGCCGTTGCGGTCGGACGTTTAGTCGATGACAGCATTGTTGTCATTGAAAATATTTACCGACGCATTCAGACTGAAGGCTTGTCAAAAGAAGTTATTCTAAGCGGAACGAAAGAGGTTTCGACTGCGATTACGTCTTCAACGCTTACAACAATCGCTGTCTTCTTGCCGATTGGCCTTGTTGGAGGTTCAATTGGAGAAATCATGACTCCGCTGATCTTGTCGGTCGTCTATTCAATTCTTGCATCCCTGCTTGTCGCATTAACAGTAGTACCGCTGTTAAGCTTTGTCCTTTTAAAGAAGGTGAAGCAGAAGGAGCATCAGCCGTCTGCTAAGTATATTTCCATTTTGAAATGGTCACTGAATCATAAATGGATTGTTTTAGGTGCCGCGTTCATCATTTTTGTTGGATCCATTTTCACCTTCAATTCGATTCCGCAGGCCAGTGTTAACAGTCAGTCTGAATCGTTCGTAAATGTCTCCTTAACCTACCCGGCGGATTATGATTTAGAAGATGCCAAAGAAAAAGCAGGGGAATTTGAGCAGGAATTATTAAAAGAAGATAAGCTCAAGGATTTATTTTTCCAGATGGGCTCTACATCTGAAGATGCAAAATACGGTCAGGTTTTATCTGAAAAACAAGCAAATTACTCAGTGATTTTTGAAAAAGGAAAAGATGTTGAAGCATTTTTAGAAATGATCAAGGAAAAAAATGAAGAGTATGCTCCAGGCAAAATTGAAGGAACTCAGTTCTCATTTGGAAGCTTTGGCGGAGGAAATGGCATTCAGCTGAACGTGACGGCTTCAAATGAGGAAGACCTTGCAGAAGCAGGAAAGCTTGCTGCAGCAGAACTTGCAAAGATCGAGGGAATCGAAAAAGTCAAAAGCAATTACGAAGAATTGAAAAACGAATGGGTTGTCAATGTGGACCAGGAAAAAGCGTCTGCACTGGGCTTAAGCCCAATACAAATTGGCCAGCAGGTCCGCGCCATGCTGAATAAAACGCCGCTTGGCCAAATCAAAGTAGGCGATGAACAGGTTCAAGCTGTTATCGAATACGATGATGTTAACTTTTCGACAACTAAACAAGTCCTGAATACGTATGTCACTTCACCTATTGCGGGACCTGTACAACTCAAACAAGTAGCTGAGATTGAAGAACGGGACATCAAAACTCAGGTGTATCATCAGGATGGAAAAGAAACGATTCAAATTTCAGGTGAAATCAGTGCGGATGACTTAAAAACGGCAGGAATGAAAATCGATAAAATGACTAAAGAAATCGACCTGCCTGAAGGTGCATCTGTCTCCGTTTCGGGTGCAACTGAATCGATGCAGGACGATTTCACAGATCTCTTTAAAATGATGGGCATCGCCGTATTAGTCGTGTACCTCATCATGGTCGTCACCTTCGGTCAGGTAAGAGCGCCGTTTGCGATCCTGTTCTCGCTGCCGCTTGCTGCAGTGGGAGGCATTCTGGGACTCGTCATCTCCCAGACACCAGTTGACATCAATGCTTTGCTCGGAGCCTTAATGCTGATTGGAATCGTGGTAACAAACGCCATCGTCTTAATCGAACGCGTCCAGCAAAACCGCGAAAAAGGACTCGATGCCAGAGAAGCTCTGTTAGAAGCGGGGTCCACGAGGCTGCGCCCGATTATCATGACGGCCGTAACAACCATCGTAGCCTTAACACCAATGATTTTCAGTGCAACAGAAGCTGCCAGCATGGTCTCAAGAAGCTTAGCGGTAGTTGTAATTGGCGGACTAATCGTATCTACGGCCCTGACACTTGTAGTTGTGCCGGTTATGTATGAACTGCTGGCGAAAATGGGGAGAAGACGGAAGAAGAATAAGGGTGTTGCAGAGGATGTTGGGGTTTAA
- a CDS encoding nucleoside hydrolase, producing MALKVLLFGDIGIDDMVALIYGALHDEIEIVGVVADYGNISRKNAMASVQYLHDLFNQSDQIPIFEGAELPMTGENPTYYPEIHGEYGMGPIVPEQEYSGKGDNFLEIAKVIETHGKELTIVSIGRLTSLATMFIHYKTLMNSIKGFYVMCGAFWVPGNVTPVSEANFHADPVAAKVVLTHASNLTIIPLNVTERAIVNQEMVDYIASIGKAKILKPLLDYYYAFYKKRNPAAAGSPVHDALTIMAPLHPEMLSYRSLPVYVVQSKDSMERGHSIADIRPYVKFGEKEKKHRIAFELNYSLFFSKFMSTMTGERF from the coding sequence GTGGCTTTAAAGGTCTTGCTGTTTGGAGATATCGGCATTGATGACATGGTTGCCCTTATATATGGAGCGCTGCATGATGAGATCGAGATTGTCGGGGTGGTAGCTGATTACGGGAACATTTCAAGAAAAAATGCAATGGCCAGTGTCCAGTATTTGCATGATTTATTTAACCAATCCGATCAAATCCCCATTTTTGAAGGGGCAGAGCTTCCGATGACAGGGGAAAATCCGACCTATTATCCAGAGATCCACGGAGAATACGGAATGGGACCCATCGTTCCTGAGCAGGAGTATTCCGGCAAGGGAGATAATTTTCTCGAAATAGCAAAAGTGATTGAAACTCATGGAAAAGAGCTGACCATTGTCAGCATCGGAAGGCTTACGTCACTCGCGACCATGTTTATTCACTACAAAACGTTAATGAACAGCATTAAAGGTTTTTACGTCATGTGCGGTGCCTTTTGGGTGCCTGGCAATGTGACACCTGTGTCAGAGGCCAATTTCCATGCTGATCCTGTAGCGGCTAAAGTAGTTCTGACTCACGCAAGCAATCTGACGATTATCCCCTTAAATGTGACCGAACGAGCCATTGTCAATCAGGAAATGGTCGATTACATTGCAAGCATAGGAAAAGCTAAAATTCTAAAGCCTCTGCTAGACTACTATTATGCCTTTTACAAAAAAAGAAATCCGGCTGCTGCCGGAAGTCCAGTTCACGATGCCTTAACGATTATGGCTCCGCTTCATCCGGAAATGCTGAGCTACAGATCGTTGCCAGTATATGTGGTCCAATCAAAGGATAGCATGGAAAGAGGCCACAGCATCGCCGATATCAGGCCCTATGTGAAGTTCGGTGAAAAAGAGAAAAAACACCGTATTGCATTTGAACTCAACTACAGTCTGTTCTTTTCTAAGTTCATGTCCACTATGACGGGGGAACGATTTTAA
- a CDS encoding DUF3934 family protein, with translation MGKAKAKTKSSKGGTGGGTGKKGWNRWQANANKKKSFKPYTSKGTKQQDDGKGSKE, from the coding sequence ATGGGTAAAGCTAAAGCTAAAACGAAGAGCAGTAAAGGCGGGACAGGCGGAGGAACAGGCAAAAAAGGCTGGAACCGCTGGCAGGCAAATGCCAATAAAAAGAAGAGCTTTAAGCCTTATACAAGTAAGGGCACTAAACAGCAGGACGATGGAAAAGGCTCTAAAGAATAA
- a CDS encoding OsmC family protein, with product MNTTIKWNGKMSFSGTAPSGHEVKMDAAEDFGGENTGARPTELLLNAVAGCTGIDIISILQKMRLNPSSFHMDVNGTRAEDHPKLFTAIHIHYALEGDLPEDKVVRAIQLSKDKYCSVSQSLNAEITVGYSINGEEGKQKI from the coding sequence ATGAACACAACAATTAAATGGAACGGGAAAATGAGTTTCTCAGGCACAGCGCCATCAGGCCATGAAGTGAAAATGGATGCTGCGGAAGACTTTGGGGGAGAAAATACTGGCGCCAGACCAACGGAGCTGCTTTTAAATGCAGTTGCAGGCTGTACTGGAATTGACATCATTTCCATCCTGCAAAAAATGAGGCTGAATCCTTCTTCTTTTCACATGGACGTAAACGGAACACGGGCAGAAGATCATCCGAAACTCTTCACAGCTATCCACATTCACTACGCTTTAGAAGGAGATCTTCCTGAAGATAAAGTGGTAAGGGCAATTCAGCTGTCCAAGGACAAATATTGCTCTGTTTCACAATCACTGAATGCGGAGATAACGGTCGGATATTCCATTAATGGTGAAGAAGGCAAACAGAAAATTTAG